In one Candidatus Parvarchaeota archaeon genomic region, the following are encoded:
- a CDS encoding NAD-dependent epimerase/dehydratase family protein, giving the protein MGKKSVFLTGAGGFIGRNITEQLGKKYDITGPSHSALELTDAAAVEKFIKSNDFDIVIHAANTGGTRKTVQMQNVVEANLKSFFNIARCASRFGKLVQIGSGAEYDKTRQLVSVGEGEFDRIVPSDQYGFYKYVCARHIQKSENMVDLRVFGCYGKYEDYEIRFISNSICRKLFGLPVKISNRNVVFSYLHVDDLVKVIDHFASSHDAGLEEKFYNVTPDEKNDLVGIGRAINTVAGGSQQIEVANPGLGNEYSGDNTRLKSLMKGLKFKSMEQGIKELHGWYLQNRGQIEKSRVSKDW; this is encoded by the coding sequence ATGGGTAAAAAAAGCGTATTTCTGACTGGCGCAGGCGGGTTTATTGGCAGGAACATAACCGAGCAGCTTGGCAAAAAGTATGACATTACAGGCCCAAGCCACAGCGCACTTGAGCTTACTGACGCTGCCGCAGTTGAAAAATTCATTAAGTCAAACGATTTTGATATTGTCATACATGCTGCAAACACGGGGGGCACAAGAAAAACAGTGCAGATGCAAAATGTTGTTGAGGCGAACCTCAAGTCGTTTTTCAATATTGCAAGGTGCGCAAGCAGGTTTGGGAAGCTGGTACAGATTGGAAGCGGGGCTGAGTACGACAAAACAAGGCAGCTTGTCAGCGTCGGCGAAGGCGAATTTGACAGGATTGTGCCCTCAGACCAGTACGGGTTTTACAAATACGTGTGCGCAAGGCACATACAAAAATCCGAAAACATGGTTGATTTGAGGGTGTTTGGCTGCTATGGCAAATACGAGGACTATGAGATACGCTTTATCTCAAATTCAATTTGCAGGAAGCTGTTTGGCCTTCCAGTAAAAATCTCAAACAGGAATGTGGTGTTCAGCTACCTGCACGTTGACGACCTTGTAAAGGTGATAGACCACTTTGCCTCAAGCCATGACGCAGGCCTTGAAGAAAAGTTCTACAATGTCACACCTGACGAGAAAAACGACCTTGTTGGAATCGGCAGGGCAATCAACACGGTGGCAGGCGGCAGCCAGCAAATTGAGGTGGCAAATCCCGGGCTTGGAAACGAGTACAGTGGTGACAACACAAGACTGAAAAGCCTGATGAAGGGGCTGAAGTTCAAAAGCATGGAGCAGGGGATAAAAGAGCTTCACGGATGGTATTTGCAAAACAGGGGGCAAATAGAAAAAAGCAGGGTTTCAAAGGATTGGTAG